A region of Desulfuromonas thiophila DNA encodes the following proteins:
- the hemA gene encoding glutamyl-tRNA reductase, translated as MDIFVVGLSHKTAPVALREKVAFAPERLAQALHQLAALAPLREVLIVSTCNRVELYASGPDAAAGSAALRDFLAGYHQLPASELNGHLYAHQGPSAIRHAFRVAASLDSMVIGEPQILGQIKTAYQNAVEHKTVGLILNRFFHKAFSVAKRVRTETNIAGNAVSVSFAAVELARKIFGSIEGKKVLLIGAGEMCELAARHFVNNGVDRVLVTNRTFARAEALAREFSGQAVLFDNFPDHLHQVDIVLSSTGATSFVIHPQQVQQALRQRKNRPMFFIDIAVPRDIDPRVNDLNNVYLYDVDDLQGVVNANLKERHKEAEQAEQIIEHEIGQFSSWLQGLQVVPTIAALRRKVEELRQAELERTFSNLKELDERQRRAIEAMSAALVNKLLHGPTQRLREAQKQDQAQPYVDALQQLFELEVGLADEPLRTLDEH; from the coding sequence ATGGATATTTTTGTTGTCGGTTTAAGCCATAAAACCGCGCCGGTCGCCCTGCGTGAGAAGGTCGCCTTTGCACCGGAACGTCTGGCGCAGGCCCTGCACCAACTGGCGGCCCTGGCGCCGTTGCGCGAGGTGCTGATTGTTTCGACCTGTAACCGGGTGGAACTCTACGCCAGCGGGCCCGACGCGGCAGCTGGCAGTGCCGCGCTGCGCGATTTTCTGGCCGGGTACCATCAGCTGCCTGCCAGCGAGCTCAATGGCCATCTCTATGCCCATCAGGGCCCGTCTGCCATCCGCCATGCCTTTCGCGTGGCCGCCAGCCTCGATTCCATGGTGATTGGCGAGCCGCAGATTCTCGGCCAGATCAAGACCGCCTACCAGAACGCCGTCGAGCACAAAACCGTCGGCCTGATTCTTAACCGTTTCTTCCACAAGGCCTTTTCCGTGGCCAAGCGGGTGCGTACCGAGACCAACATCGCCGGCAACGCCGTGTCGGTGTCCTTTGCCGCAGTGGAGCTGGCCCGCAAGATCTTCGGCAGCATCGAAGGCAAGAAGGTGCTGCTCATTGGTGCCGGTGAAATGTGTGAACTGGCGGCCCGCCATTTCGTCAACAACGGGGTCGACCGGGTGCTGGTGACCAACCGCACCTTCGCCCGCGCTGAGGCGTTGGCGCGCGAGTTCTCCGGCCAGGCGGTGCTGTTCGATAACTTTCCCGACCACCTGCACCAGGTGGACATTGTGCTGTCGTCCACCGGCGCCACCAGCTTTGTCATTCATCCGCAACAGGTGCAGCAGGCCCTGCGCCAGCGCAAGAACCGGCCGATGTTTTTTATAGATATTGCCGTGCCGCGTGATATCGATCCGCGGGTCAATGACCTTAATAACGTTTACCTCTACGATGTCGATGATTTGCAGGGCGTGGTCAACGCCAACCTGAAGGAACGGCACAAGGAAGCCGAACAGGCCGAGCAGATTATCGAGCACGAGATCGGCCAGTTCAGCAGCTGGCTGCAGGGTCTGCAGGTGGTGCCGACCATTGCGGCCTTGCGGCGCAAGGTCGAGGAGCTGCGGCAGGCCGAACTGGAACGCACCTTCAGCAATCTCAAGGAACTGGATGAGCGCCAGCGCCGCGCCATTGAGGCCATGAGCGCGGCGCTGGTCAACAAGCTGCTGCACGGGCCGACCCAGAGGCTCAGAGAGGCGCAGAAGCAGGATCAGGCCCAGCCCTATGTTGATGCGCTGCAGCAGCTGTTCGAACTGGAGGTTGGCCTGGCCGATGAACCCTTGCGGACGCTGGATGAACACTGA
- a CDS encoding SIS domain-containing protein encodes MSEKLIEALQQHNSLLERSLALHAETLENAARLVAETFTAGGRLLVVASAALQDLARLLVVGFAHQLDVERPALPALGLGFDGSLVAALSEAEQFDQLSASQVQILARPEDCLLLLDCAAEPALLAAQQTARELGCRTLVLSLAEEGAWQLGGAELVISLQADSRSRGREVLLFHLQMLCELVEAELFGL; translated from the coding sequence ATGAGCGAAAAACTGATTGAAGCCTTGCAGCAGCACAACAGCCTGCTCGAACGCAGTCTGGCCCTGCATGCGGAGACCCTGGAGAACGCCGCGCGGCTGGTGGCGGAAACCTTTACCGCTGGCGGCCGGCTGCTGGTGGTGGCCAGTGCCGCCCTGCAGGATCTGGCCCGCCTGCTAGTGGTTGGCTTTGCCCATCAACTCGATGTCGAGCGACCGGCGCTACCGGCTTTGGGGCTGGGGTTTGATGGCAGCCTGGTCGCGGCGCTGAGCGAGGCTGAGCAGTTCGATCAGCTGTCTGCCAGCCAGGTGCAGATTCTGGCTCGACCCGAAGACTGTCTGCTGTTGCTGGACTGCGCCGCGGAGCCGGCCCTGCTGGCGGCGCAGCAGACGGCTCGCGAGCTGGGCTGCCGTACGCTGGTGCTGTCGTTGGCGGAAGAAGGCGCCTGGCAGTTGGGTGGCGCCGAACTGGTCATCAGTCTGCAGGCCGACAGCCGCAGTCGGGGACGCGAGGTGCTGCTGTTTCATTTGCAGATGCTCTGCGAACTGGTGGAAGCGGAGCTGTTCGGTCTGTAG
- the dtd gene encoding D-aminoacyl-tRNA deacylase, with protein sequence MKVVLQRVQRASVTVAERTVAAIGPGLLVLVGVAQGDTVDDVVYLADRIRLLRLFEDEAGKMNRSLEEVGGAVLLVSQFTLLADCRKGRRPGFSAAAPPDQAEQLYLALAARLREQAVAVATGIFQADMQVELVNDGPVTLLLDSRREN encoded by the coding sequence ATGAAGGTGGTACTGCAGCGGGTGCAACGCGCCAGTGTGACCGTGGCGGAGCGAACGGTAGCGGCGATCGGGCCGGGTTTGCTGGTCCTGGTCGGTGTGGCGCAGGGCGACACCGTCGACGACGTGGTTTATCTGGCGGACCGGATTCGATTGCTGCGGTTGTTCGAGGATGAGGCCGGCAAGATGAACCGGTCGCTGGAGGAGGTTGGCGGCGCCGTGTTGCTGGTGTCGCAGTTCACCCTGCTGGCTGATTGTCGCAAGGGCCGAAGGCCGGGCTTTTCGGCGGCGGCGCCGCCGGATCAGGCCGAGCAACTCTATCTGGCGCTGGCGGCGCGGCTGCGTGAGCAGGCCGTGGCGGTGGCTACCGGTATCTTTCAGGCCGACATGCAGGTGGAACTGGTCAACGATGGACCGGTGACCCTGCTGCTTGACAGCCGACGGGAGAACTGA
- the ccsB gene encoding c-type cytochrome biogenesis protein CcsB, with product MNILLYKVALLLYLVATLLALVSAVRNRPERSSWSMTALLLAFTVHSLTLLVRYLEAGYTPVTNLHESLSFFAWTLAGVFTLVNWRLRMDVLAVTTCTFILVLMLFGSLIPMQTQPLNPALDSFWLPIHVGLAFLGNAVFTVAFVAGVFYLVQERMLKSKKFSALYYRLPSLETLDSLNYRCLTFGFPLMTMGIISGAVWAESAWGTYWSWDPKEAWALITWFLYAALLHGRLTVGWRGRRAAIFAIIGFLFVLFTFLGVNLLLPGLHSYSSMAG from the coding sequence ATGAACATCCTGCTGTACAAGGTCGCCCTGCTGCTGTACCTGGTGGCGACTCTGTTGGCGCTGGTCAGTGCCGTGCGTAACCGCCCCGAACGCAGCAGCTGGAGCATGACGGCCCTGCTGCTGGCCTTCACCGTTCATAGCTTGACCCTGCTGGTACGCTACCTTGAGGCTGGCTACACGCCGGTGACCAATCTGCACGAATCCTTGTCTTTCTTTGCCTGGACGCTGGCCGGCGTCTTCACCCTGGTGAACTGGCGGCTGCGCATGGATGTGCTGGCGGTTACCACCTGCACCTTCATCCTGGTGCTGATGCTGTTCGGCAGCCTGATCCCGATGCAGACCCAGCCGCTCAACCCGGCTCTCGACAGCTTCTGGCTGCCGATCCATGTTGGCTTGGCCTTTCTCGGTAATGCGGTGTTCACCGTTGCCTTTGTGGCCGGCGTATTTTACCTGGTGCAGGAGCGCATGCTCAAGAGCAAGAAGTTTTCTGCCCTTTATTACCGGCTGCCGTCGCTGGAAACCCTTGATTCCCTCAATTACCGCTGCCTGACCTTCGGTTTTCCGTTGATGACCATGGGCATCATTTCCGGGGCCGTCTGGGCTGAATCGGCCTGGGGCACCTACTGGAGTTGGGATCCGAAGGAAGCCTGGGCCCTGATCACCTGGTTTCTTTATGCCGCCCTGCTGCATGGTCGCCTGACGGTGGGCTGGCGTGGCCGGCGCGCCGCCATTTTCGCAATTATCGGATTTCTTTTTGTGCTGTTTACCTTCCTGGGTGTCAACCTGCTGCTGCCGGGGCTGCACAGCTACAGCTCCATGGCTGGTTGA
- the dapF gene encoding diaminopimelate epimerase, with the protein MRFVKMQGIGNDYVYIDGFDQQIEQPERLAARVSDRHFGIGGDGLILILPSQIADARMRVFNADGSEAQMCGNGIRCVAKYLYEARRVQRRELTIETAAGLRQLQLRTDAADRVVQVSVDMGAPRLQRSALPMTGPSDEQALGVRLELADQAFEAYCLSMGNPHCVIFVPDVAAVPLALWGPQIETHAWFPERINVEFVQVLSPEAVRQRTWERGAGETLACGTGASAVTVAGFLSGRTGRRIRNQLTGGELELYYSEEGPVIMTGPAVEVCRGTFVPAELLT; encoded by the coding sequence ATGCGGTTTGTCAAGATGCAGGGGATTGGCAACGACTATGTCTATATTGATGGTTTTGACCAGCAGATTGAACAGCCCGAACGGCTGGCGGCGCGGGTCAGCGACCGTCACTTCGGCATTGGCGGCGATGGTCTGATTCTGATTCTGCCGTCCCAAATTGCCGATGCCCGCATGCGTGTGTTCAATGCCGACGGCAGCGAAGCGCAGATGTGTGGCAACGGTATTCGCTGTGTCGCCAAGTACCTCTACGAGGCGCGGCGGGTTCAGCGGCGCGAACTGACCATCGAAACGGCGGCTGGCCTGCGCCAGTTGCAGCTGCGCACCGATGCCGCCGATCGGGTGGTTCAGGTGTCCGTCGACATGGGCGCGCCACGCTTGCAGCGCAGTGCCCTGCCGATGACCGGTCCGTCCGATGAGCAGGCGCTGGGCGTGCGACTGGAACTGGCCGATCAGGCCTTCGAGGCGTACTGCCTGTCCATGGGCAATCCCCATTGCGTCATTTTCGTGCCCGATGTTGCCGCGGTGCCGCTGGCGCTGTGGGGGCCGCAGATTGAGACCCATGCCTGGTTTCCCGAACGCATCAATGTTGAGTTTGTTCAGGTGCTCTCGCCCGAGGCCGTGCGCCAGCGCACCTGGGAACGCGGTGCCGGCGAGACCCTGGCCTGTGGCACCGGCGCCTCGGCGGTGACGGTGGCCGGTTTTCTCAGTGGTCGCACCGGCCGGCGGATTCGCAACCAGCTGACGGGCGGAGAGCTGGAGCTGTATTACAGCGAAGAGGGGCCGGTGATCATGACCGGGCCGGCTGTCGAGGTCTGCCGCGGCACCTTTGTGCCGGCGGAGCTGCTGACGTGA
- a CDS encoding uroporphyrinogen-III synthase: MNTEALSTALHGRRVLVTRPRQQAQEFVRLLQQAGAEALALPLIRIAAPVDPQPLWQALAALADYDAVLLTSVNGVAAVRQLLQPDGAPAFVWPSTVRLFAVGPKTAAALQRLGWPVCQPQADFRAESLLALLQQQGVAGWRVLYPRAEQVRPVLPEGLRAAGAMLEDPVAYRTLPDLERRDELLALLPHLDAVTFASSSSVEQFVALLGSETAAAVCRDLCCASIGPVTTATAQRFGLAVQAEAEPYTLEGLVAALQRHFVSLPTQERC, from the coding sequence ATGAACACTGAAGCGTTGAGCACGGCCTTGCATGGCCGGCGGGTTCTGGTCACCCGGCCACGCCAGCAGGCACAGGAATTTGTCCGATTGCTGCAGCAGGCCGGCGCCGAGGCGCTGGCGTTGCCGTTGATCCGCATTGCCGCGCCGGTCGACCCGCAGCCCTTGTGGCAGGCCCTTGCTGCCCTGGCAGACTACGATGCCGTGCTGCTGACCTCGGTCAATGGCGTGGCGGCCGTGCGGCAGCTGTTGCAACCGGATGGCGCGCCGGCCTTTGTCTGGCCCAGCACGGTGCGGTTGTTCGCCGTCGGGCCCAAAACCGCGGCGGCGCTGCAGCGGCTTGGCTGGCCAGTGTGCCAGCCGCAGGCCGATTTCCGGGCCGAGAGCCTGCTGGCATTGCTGCAGCAACAGGGCGTGGCCGGCTGGCGGGTGCTCTATCCGCGGGCCGAGCAGGTGCGGCCGGTGCTGCCCGAGGGGTTGCGTGCCGCCGGTGCCATGCTGGAGGATCCGGTGGCCTATCGCACCCTGCCGGATCTGGAACGGCGCGATGAACTGCTGGCGCTGCTGCCGCACCTTGACGCCGTCACCTTCGCCTCTTCTTCCAGTGTCGAACAGTTTGTTGCCCTGCTCGGGAGCGAGACCGCCGCTGCGGTCTGCCGTGATCTGTGCTGCGCCAGCATCGGCCCGGTTACCACGGCCACGGCGCAGCGTTTCGGCCTGGCTGTGCAGGCCGAAGCCGAGCCCTATACCCTTGAAGGCCTGGTGGCCGCGTTGCAGCGCCATTTCGTTTCTTTGCCAACCCAGGAGAGATGCTGA
- the trxA gene encoding thioredoxin encodes MASDKVFQFTDANFDTEVLQSSLPVLVDFWATWCAPCKAILPVIDELAGQFDGQVKIGKVNVDENPDTPGKFGVRGIPTLILFKDGKVVDQLVGAVPKSQLENFIKKAL; translated from the coding sequence ATGGCCAGTGACAAGGTATTCCAGTTTACCGATGCCAATTTCGACACCGAGGTGCTGCAGTCGTCTCTGCCGGTTCTGGTGGACTTCTGGGCCACCTGGTGCGCACCCTGCAAGGCCATTCTGCCGGTCATTGACGAACTGGCCGGCCAGTTTGATGGCCAGGTCAAGATCGGCAAGGTCAACGTTGATGAGAATCCCGACACCCCGGGCAAATTCGGTGTGCGTGGCATCCCGACCCTGATTCTGTTCAAGGACGGCAAGGTGGTTGACCAGCTGGTCGGCGCCGTCCCCAAGTCGCAGCTGGAGAACTTCATCAAGAAAGCGCTCTAG
- a CDS encoding pyrimidine 5'-nucleotidase, whose translation MKAVFFDLDNTLYSAACNLFGLIDVRINRYMHEVVGIPAESVDALRCHYWRQYGVTLRGLMEEHGTDPEDYLHYVHDIDVTSRLRPDPQLRRQLDAMPQRKFVFTNGTAEHAERVLGCLGVRDCFEALFDIRVSDYCPKPQLPPYQAVLRRTQVAATEALMVEDSADNLTPAGRLGMRTILVASHARRPPQADAVVASVHQVPALVAHWQRQLA comes from the coding sequence GTGAAAGCGGTCTTTTTCGATCTTGACAATACCCTCTACAGCGCCGCCTGTAATCTGTTCGGCCTGATCGACGTGCGCATCAACCGTTATATGCATGAGGTGGTTGGCATTCCGGCCGAATCCGTCGATGCGTTGCGGTGCCACTACTGGCGCCAGTATGGTGTGACTCTGCGTGGCCTGATGGAGGAACACGGTACCGATCCGGAGGATTATCTGCACTATGTGCACGATATCGATGTGACCAGTCGCCTACGGCCCGATCCGCAGTTGCGCCGGCAACTCGATGCAATGCCGCAGCGCAAGTTCGTCTTCACCAATGGCACCGCTGAACATGCCGAGCGGGTGCTGGGCTGTCTGGGGGTGCGTGACTGCTTCGAGGCACTGTTCGATATCCGGGTCAGCGACTATTGCCCCAAGCCCCAGCTGCCGCCCTATCAGGCGGTGCTGCGGCGGACACAGGTGGCGGCGACGGAGGCTCTGATGGTCGAGGACAGTGCCGACAACCTGACGCCGGCGGGACGCCTGGGCATGCGGACCATTCTGGTGGCATCCCACGCGCGGCGACCGCCGCAGGCCGATGCCGTGGTTGCCTCGGTGCATCAGGTGCCGGCCCTGGTGGCCCACTGGCAGCGGCAATTGGCATGA
- the prmA gene encoding 50S ribosomal protein L11 methyltransferase yields the protein MTEKWLEISLTATAAQADLLCGLLDSLGCAGVLVSERKLDTFVVPDPDAVEEGPLQLRAFFPQQPAEVLFERLAALLADYGALLPPLAALAPDARLIDGQDWAHGWKQHFTTLRIGRRLLVRPSWEAVTAGPEDALITLDPGMAFGTGSHETTFLCLEALADRFELQPVPRSLLDVGTGSGILAIAAAALGAERVLACDIDPQACATARDNAVINGVQDRVEVTAAPLEALPAGFDLVVANILAEENVRLAAELVNRLAPAGTLILSGILAEKQALVVAGFEPFFPEPPQIHQKNEWLCLIYARPG from the coding sequence ATGACTGAAAAATGGCTTGAAATATCTCTGACAGCAACGGCCGCTCAGGCCGATCTGCTTTGTGGCCTGCTCGATAGCCTGGGCTGTGCCGGTGTGCTGGTGAGCGAGCGTAAGCTCGACACCTTTGTCGTGCCCGATCCCGATGCGGTCGAAGAGGGGCCTCTGCAGTTGCGGGCTTTTTTTCCGCAACAGCCGGCGGAGGTGCTGTTCGAGCGCCTGGCCGCGTTGCTGGCTGATTATGGTGCGCTGCTGCCACCGTTGGCCGCACTGGCGCCGGACGCGCGGCTGATCGATGGCCAGGACTGGGCGCATGGCTGGAAGCAGCACTTTACGACCCTGCGCATCGGTCGGCGTTTGCTGGTGCGGCCGAGTTGGGAGGCGGTAACGGCGGGGCCGGAGGATGCGTTGATCACCCTTGATCCGGGCATGGCTTTTGGTACTGGCAGCCATGAAACCACCTTTCTGTGTCTTGAGGCCCTGGCCGACCGCTTCGAACTTCAGCCGGTGCCCCGGTCCCTGCTCGATGTTGGAACCGGCTCGGGGATTCTGGCCATTGCGGCGGCGGCCCTGGGCGCTGAAAGGGTGCTGGCTTGCGATATTGATCCCCAGGCTTGCGCCACGGCGCGGGACAATGCCGTTATCAACGGCGTGCAGGATCGGGTCGAGGTAACCGCTGCGCCCCTGGAGGCGCTGCCGGCTGGGTTCGATCTGGTGGTGGCCAATATTCTGGCGGAGGAGAATGTTCGTCTGGCCGCCGAACTGGTCAACCGGCTGGCGCCAGCCGGCACACTGATTCTGTCGGGCATTCTGGCAGAAAAACAGGCGCTGGTTGTTGCCGGCTTCGAGCCCTTTTTCCCCGAGCCACCGCAGATCCACCAGAAAAACGAATGGCTTTGTCTGATTTATGCCCGGCCGGGCTGA
- a CDS encoding pyruvate, water dikinase regulatory protein codes for MNPTSDKTVFLLSDATGETAEKMISAALTQFRRQGTRIRRISHVRSKGQVYEALDAAAQCRALVIYTIVNRELSRLVHDECEALGLTSVDIITPLLMRCSEFFGMSPTEIPGLLHNVDEAYFRRIDAVEFTVRNDDGQETRFLNKADIVLVGVSRTSKTPLSMYLAHQGYKVANIPLVSGIEPPPELLHLEHSRVAGLVIQPERLVELRAARLKNLGQDPRRAYADFEQVETELKVARQFFRRQKWPIIDVTGKAVEETANEVLVKLKFK; via the coding sequence ATGAACCCTACCAGTGACAAAACGGTTTTTCTGCTGTCCGATGCCACGGGCGAAACGGCGGAAAAGATGATTTCCGCCGCCCTGACACAGTTCCGCCGGCAAGGCACCCGTATCCGCCGCATCAGCCATGTGCGCAGCAAGGGTCAGGTTTATGAAGCCCTCGACGCCGCCGCTCAATGCCGCGCCCTGGTGATCTATACCATTGTCAACCGTGAGCTGTCACGACTGGTACATGATGAATGCGAAGCTCTCGGCCTGACCAGCGTTGACATTATCACGCCGCTGCTGATGCGCTGCTCGGAATTCTTCGGCATGTCGCCGACGGAAATCCCCGGCCTGCTGCACAATGTGGACGAAGCCTATTTTCGCCGCATTGACGCGGTTGAATTCACTGTCCGCAACGATGATGGCCAGGAAACCCGTTTTCTCAACAAGGCCGATATCGTGCTGGTCGGCGTGTCGCGCACCAGCAAAACGCCGCTGTCGATGTACCTGGCCCACCAAGGCTACAAGGTGGCCAATATTCCACTGGTCAGCGGCATTGAGCCACCGCCGGAGCTGCTACATCTGGAACACAGCCGCGTAGCCGGCCTGGTCATCCAGCCGGAGCGGTTGGTGGAACTGCGGGCCGCGCGGCTGAAAAATCTGGGGCAGGACCCCCGCCGGGCCTACGCCGATTTCGAGCAGGTTGAAACAGAACTCAAGGTCGCGCGCCAGTTCTTCCGGCGCCAGAAATGGCCTATCATCGATGTGACCGGCAAGGCGGTAGAGGAAACAGCCAACGAGGTGCTGGTCAAACTCAAATTCAAGTAA
- the yjgA gene encoding ribosome biogenesis factor YjgA produces the protein MRFADDSIQSKSGRKRAAQAIEALALQLVTVPAAWLQKADFSPELRQALTQARALDAHGARKRQIKYLAGLLREDPRQQEQARQLLAGQEQQHQHQAAHFHRLERLRERLCAGEAERAAVLAELTGQVSMSGLAELEQLARGCSGPVDKASYRQLFRLLHQLLAEDSRGQ, from the coding sequence ATGCGTTTTGCTGATGACAGCATTCAGAGCAAGTCGGGCCGCAAACGGGCGGCCCAGGCTATTGAGGCCTTGGCCCTGCAGCTGGTGACGGTGCCGGCCGCCTGGCTGCAGAAGGCGGATTTTTCGCCAGAGTTGCGCCAGGCCCTGACCCAGGCGCGAGCGCTTGACGCCCACGGTGCCCGCAAGCGTCAGATCAAGTATCTGGCGGGTCTGTTGCGCGAGGATCCCCGGCAGCAGGAGCAGGCGCGTCAGCTGCTGGCGGGTCAGGAACAACAGCACCAGCATCAGGCGGCCCATTTCCATCGCCTTGAACGGCTGCGCGAGCGGCTGTGCGCCGGCGAGGCCGAGCGCGCGGCGGTGCTGGCGGAGCTGACCGGTCAGGTCAGCATGTCCGGACTGGCCGAACTGGAACAACTGGCTCGTGGCTGCTCAGGGCCGGTTGACAAGGCCAGCTACCGTCAACTGTTTCGTTTGTTGCACCAGCTGCTTGCGGAAGATAGCAGGGGCCAGTAG
- a CDS encoding RDD family protein produces MRCSHCGYHSFDHLSHCKKCGASFALPPLPAIWSDPAIEAVTALAPLPPESLPSTEVEPWPVVGDLLVPQPEPAVAEARATFASLPFTPRQPPVDPPTATPQPQPPVVAAEQPPAVPVRPEKRRVAESSLSDSSLLWRALEQPLLPEAPDEGLSLLERLALALRRLLAALIDGLLQVLLWLAACWLALTLGAGPVPLSLWQPLALLAGLILLVYAPLFHYAYGQTPGQQLLQLRLCGQDAAPVRLGQALLRRLAALLMLVPLGLPYAALLWRTDGQGWHDRVAGTRLIDDGALAQENLESPESLAEAGPPELFF; encoded by the coding sequence ATGCGTTGCTCACATTGTGGCTATCACAGCTTTGATCATCTCAGCCACTGCAAGAAATGCGGCGCCTCCTTTGCCTTGCCACCCCTGCCGGCGATCTGGTCTGATCCGGCGATTGAGGCCGTGACCGCCCTGGCGCCGCTGCCGCCGGAGTCTTTGCCGTCTACCGAGGTGGAGCCTTGGCCGGTGGTTGGCGACCTGCTGGTGCCTCAGCCCGAGCCCGCCGTTGCCGAGGCTCGCGCCACCTTCGCTTCCCTCCCGTTTACCCCTCGGCAGCCGCCCGTTGATCCGCCGACCGCTACCCCGCAGCCACAGCCGCCAGTGGTTGCCGCCGAGCAGCCGCCGGCGGTGCCCGTCCGGCCGGAAAAGCGCCGTGTGGCGGAAAGCAGCCTGTCAGACAGTAGCCTGTTATGGCGGGCGCTGGAGCAGCCGTTGTTGCCGGAAGCGCCGGACGAAGGGCTCTCTCTGTTGGAGCGGCTGGCGCTGGCCTTGCGGCGGTTACTGGCGGCGCTGATTGATGGTCTGTTGCAAGTGTTGTTGTGGCTGGCGGCCTGCTGGCTGGCCCTGACGCTGGGCGCCGGACCGGTGCCGCTGAGTCTGTGGCAGCCTCTGGCGCTGCTGGCTGGCCTGATTCTGCTGGTTTATGCGCCACTGTTTCATTATGCTTATGGCCAGACGCCGGGTCAGCAGCTGCTGCAGCTGCGGCTGTGCGGTCAGGATGCGGCTCCCGTACGGCTGGGGCAGGCCCTGCTGCGGCGGCTCGCGGCGTTGCTGATGCTGGTGCCGCTGGGGCTGCCTTACGCGGCGCTGCTGTGGCGGACCGATGGCCAGGGCTGGCATGACCGTGTGGCTGGCACCCGGCTGATAGATGACGGCGCGCTGGCGCAGGAAAACTTGGAATCGCCGGAGTCGTTGGCGGAGGCCGGCCCGCCGGAGCTGTTTTTCTAG
- a CDS encoding 16S rRNA (uracil(1498)-N(3))-methyltransferase, with the protein MRRFLLPSLPETLVEPELALPAEVAHHLTTVLRLAPGSRLQLGDGQGRWAEAELLTAQRHQARVRLVRLGYQAETALSLVLLQALPAGDKFDWIVQKNTELGVGAFVPLISERCQAAARAQGERKRQRWQRIAEEAARQSGRTHVPSVGVPCSLAEALSGCDAALRLVPWEESDRPLAAALPVAAPASMAVLIGPEGGLSAADLALASAAGFIPVALGPRILRTETAGMALAAILQFHYGDLAEGVPESV; encoded by the coding sequence ATGCGTCGCTTCCTGCTGCCCAGCCTGCCTGAAACCCTGGTCGAACCCGAGCTGGCCTTGCCGGCTGAGGTGGCCCACCATCTGACCACCGTCCTGCGTCTTGCGCCGGGCAGCCGGCTGCAGCTTGGCGATGGCCAGGGACGCTGGGCCGAGGCCGAACTGTTGACGGCGCAGCGACACCAGGCGCGGGTGCGGCTGGTGCGGTTGGGCTATCAGGCAGAAACGGCGCTGTCGCTGGTGTTGTTGCAGGCCCTGCCGGCGGGCGATAAATTTGACTGGATCGTGCAGAAAAACACCGAACTGGGGGTTGGTGCCTTTGTGCCGTTGATCAGCGAGCGGTGCCAGGCGGCGGCCCGTGCCCAGGGGGAACGCAAGCGCCAGCGCTGGCAGCGTATCGCCGAGGAGGCCGCCCGGCAGAGCGGGCGGACACATGTGCCGTCGGTCGGTGTGCCCTGTTCGCTGGCCGAGGCCTTGTCGGGCTGTGATGCCGCGTTGCGGCTGGTGCCCTGGGAAGAATCCGACCGGCCTCTGGCGGCGGCATTGCCCGTCGCTGCGCCGGCCTCCATGGCTGTGCTGATCGGGCCGGAGGGTGGTCTGTCGGCGGCCGATCTGGCCCTCGCCAGCGCCGCCGGTTTTATCCCGGTCGCCCTGGGACCGCGCATCCTGCGGACCGAAACCGCCGGCATGGCCCTAGCGGCGATCCTGCAGTTTCATTACGGGGATCTGGCCGAGGGCGTGCCGGAATCCGTCTGA